Proteins co-encoded in one Garra rufa chromosome 7, GarRuf1.0, whole genome shotgun sequence genomic window:
- the LOC141338210 gene encoding uncharacterized protein has translation MNYMSGVTTTETSEAALNSRRSGRGESALERIDECRTPPEEMGVTRPITMTSRYDATLMKHGPPVLYRLNTKRSQIDGKETKVRQWTYGQKDRNKPNKAILMVGESGAGKTTMINTLVNYSLGVKFDDQEFYQIAEETEGADQSQSQTSEITVYEVFVEENPTSLTIIDTPGYAQTEGYEKDTEISEYLLKLFSDEDGIHYIDAVCFVMKASQNRHSAKEIYVFHSVLSILGKDIENSIVFLMSQSDGLPPTDALNAIKTAEIPCRKNMNEQPVHLLFNNRQKDQRDEQYESKYRSAWEMGENSMNQFFTLLQENSRKSVEMTLDVLKERRRLDACVNNLNRLIKEKELKTEDLNEIQKSIRQNRDDIQKKKKKNQFTVTKKVKEKVRIQNESWRNRNATCCSVCQENCHVKGCWWVNNLSWCAVMENNHCTVCTRKCHYSTHVQENKKYEMREKHVIMTFEDLKQECERTDDHHPEISFDKQMYENIKKELESIMKETEMKMKTEEKLKSDLEKIKNGKSNLLNEAYISIMILSKIALKSDNAFTLQHLDFLIPRLKEEGKDEWMKNLEDMRKTVEERRIMVDSICVLENPSKH, from the exons ATGAATTACATGTCaggtgtaaccactacagagacatcagaggcAGCactaaattccagaagatctggacGTGGTGAGAGCGCCCttgagcggattgatgagtgcagaacgccccctgaGGAAATGGGTGTCACACGTCCAATAACGATGAC ATCACGTTATGATGCCACTCTAATGAAACATGGTCCTCCAGTGCTTTACCGACTGAACACAAAAAGAAGTCAGATTGATGGAAAAGAGACAAAGGTCAGACAGTGGACATATGGACAAAAGGACAGAAACAAGCCGAACAAAGCTATTCTGATGGTGGGAGAATCTGGTGCTGGGAAAACAACCATGATCAACACCTTGGTTAACTACTCACTGGGAGTGAAGTTTGATGATCAAGAGTTTTATCAAATCGCTGAAGAAACTGAAGGTGCAGATCAATCACAATCCCAGACTTCTGAGATCACTGTTTATGAGGTGTTTGTTGAAGAAAACCCAACATCTCTGACCATCATTGACACTCCAGGATATGCACAGACTGAAGGATACGAGAAAGACACAGAGATTTCTGAGTATCTGCTCAAATTATTTTCCGATGAGGATGGGATTCATTATATTGATGCTGTGTGTTTTGTGATGAAGGCGTCCCAGAATCGACACTCTGCCAAAGAGATTTACGTCTTTCACTCTGTTCTGTCTATACTTGGTAAAGATATAGAGAACAGCATAGTGTTTCTCATGTCACAGTCAGATGGATTACCTCCAACAGATGCTCTTAATGCCATTAAAACAGCAGAAATACCCTGCAGAAAGAATATGAACGAACAGCCCGTTCACTTATTGTTCAACAACCGACAGAAAGACCAAAGAGATGAACAGTATGAGTCAAAGTACAGGTCAGCCTGGGAAATGGGAGAAAATAGCATGAATCAGTTTTTCACACTCCTGCAGGAAAACAGCAGAAAAAGTGTTGAGATGACATTAGATGTTCTGAAGGAGCGAAGACGACTTGACGCTTGTGTCAACAACCTGAATCGGCTAATCAAAGAGAAGGAGCTAAAAACTGAAGATCTAAATGAGATTCAGAAATCCATCAGACAGAACAGAGAcgacattcagaaaaaaaaaaaaaaaaatcagttcacAGTAACAAAAAAggtcaaagaaaaagtcagaattcaaaaTGAATCATGGAGGAACAGAAATGCCACCTGCTGCTCTGTCTGTCAGGAGAACTGTCACGTGAAGGGCTGCTGGTGGGTGAACAATCTCTCATGGTGTGCAGTTATGGAAAACAACCACTGCACTGTGTGCACAAGGAAGTGTCATTACAGCACACATGTCCAAGAGAACAAAAAATATGAGATGAGAGAAAAACATGTCATTATGACATTTGAGGACCTCAAACAGGAGTGTGAACGCACTGATGACCATCATCCTGAAATCAGCTTTGACAAGCAAAtgtatgaaaatattaaaaaggaaCTTGAAAGTATCATGAAAGAGACTGAGATGAAAATGAAAACGGAAGAAAAACTAAAAAGTGATCTGGAGAAGATTAAAAATGGAAAGTCCAACCTGCTGAATGAAGCTTATATCAGCATCATGATTCTGTCTAAGATCGCATTAAAATCAGACAACGCTTTCACTCTTCAACATCTGGATTTCTTGATTCCCAGACTGAAGGAGGAGGGAAAAGATGAATGGATGAAGAACCTGGAGGATATGAGAAAAACTGTAGAAGAACGGAGAATAATGGTGGATTCTATTTGTGTGCTCGAAAATCCCTCTaaacattaa